GGCTGATTGTAGCCCActcagacacactcacccagcaGTGCTATGAGGCGGTGTGGGTGCTCTGGATGGTGCTGGTAACGCACCACCTCCTCATATGGGTTGTCTAGTGAACTGTAACAGCTCGCGGGGCAGCGTACGGTGCAGAACTGGGATGATCCAAAAGCCTGACCTCTCCGTTGGCGACAGAGACGCAGACTTCGTCGAAAACCAGCTGACATACACAGAGAATAAAAACACGATCAATAATGCACACAGTCATATGATGCTACAGAATAAGGAAACAGACAGTTAATGAATCGTATGCGTTGTATTGTTATTAATCTACTATAAACAATACACTTAATATTTTCCACCTGACTAGTCAATATGAAAAATTGTGACCTGCACTCCTTTGAATCACCAGTATGTGCAAAATGTTAGTTGCAGATAAACCTAAGTTTCCTTCATCTAGTATTTTTCAGTTGTCCTCATCTAGTGTTTGAATaagctataataaatataaaccagtaaatctTGTAATATCTGAGAGTCACTCACTCAAATAAATCCCCTCAATGTTGGTGCTGAATTCACTCTCCTCTGAAAAATGACACAAGACACAGTTAATGCATCTACTGACGAATGCAGAATAATTATCAGTGACTTGAATAAAGTATATCATATTAGCACAAGCAGCTgcaattaatataaaattgtatGATTTCTACACTTACCATCCTTTAGCTCTTCTGAAGAATCATCATGAAGGACACAGGAACATACGTTTTAAGAGACAatcattttaaagtgtttaaagcTGCACTTTTCTCACAAATCTAGTTGTTGCTGTAGTTGTAAGAATGGCCCTAAATCTGAATTCACTACAGTTTACTCCTGATATATTCAGGACTTACCCACCAGATTCAAACGCCTCCTCATCTGTGCATGAAGAAGCAAAAACAAGTATAAAACACGTTACATAGATAAGGTTTTAATACTCATTTAAATCAGACAAGAAAACGTACCTGCTTCTACACATTTTTCATCAATGGCAATCAGTTCATCTTCTGTAAGaataaaaaagaggaaaaaagaaagagatcagAGACGAGCCTAAGGTGTgttacacactgcacacacaagcagtgttcacacaaaaatattaagcagcactactTTTCTCaaccaatgtttcttgagcagcaaatcagcatattagaatgattaaaaggatcatgtgatactgaagactggagtaatgatgatcaAAATTCAGCTTGACCATCACAGGaacaaatcacaaataaaatataataaaaaaggaagcagttattttaaaatgtaaaaatatttcacaattttactgtactgcagtttgatcaaataaatgcagccttggtgagcataatagtctttattcaaaacaattacttcttttaaaaacaaatcttactggAATTAGAAATTCTAATAATTCTAATAACCTACAGGCTTGTGTTTTTCTAGACTCTTGACTGAATGCTCACCTTCGTCCACAGTGCTCACTGCAGGTTggcatgaaaacaaaaaacagccaATAGATAATAGTTGAATTAAACACATATTGAGTAAATGCACATATAAAACAATAGCAGCATATGCTGTTTACTTACAAGTTTTGACACAAGTGTGAGGATGATAAGGCTGAGAACACCATAACTCTTTCTGCTTCCTACAAAGGGACACACAGTCACATTTTGGTTTTAAAAACGGGCCCGGCAATGATTATCAACATATTCGTATTCAAGTCAGCTGCCAAATCTCATCACATCATCACACAGTCTATGTGTGCAGATGTGTAATTATTCTGTCACTGACCTTTAACCCTTGACTACTTAGAACTGACCTTTTCAGCAAGCTGGTGGAAGGAATGAGGCCAGCGCAGGCAGAGATACTGGGTAGTTTTACAGCCTGCCACCAGAGAGTGTCTGACTGATCCACAATCTCCAGGATATCTCCCTTCTTGAACGCCATGCCAGCATCTGGGCAGGGAATGGAAGGGTCCACTTGGGGATTGTAGTCCACCATGGCACGCACATACAGCTTGTGAAGAGAGCAAAGCCATTAAAAACATCATACACATTCGCAGTTGATAGGCATACCGATAAATGCAATAAAACTTCCTTCacctattataaaaaataaaaaaaacttaaacaatcAGCAACATTAATAAATATGTCAAGGAGTAGTATACcagttgtcacatgacctcattattACATGCATAATAATTCTGAAAGTGGAATCTAACAATGTCCTTTGTTATTTTGTATTCcaattttgtataaaatgttttcattcttcTTAGTCTTTCCAAATAATTATTGAAGATAAAGATGTTCTGGAATATTCATCATACTACAAATTGAAGGTCATGGCaagtgcaatgcattctgggatacaGTATACTGCACAGTGTGCTTTGTTTTGGGAAAATTAAGTAGTGTGTGTCACTGTTTCACTGGTTGTTGTGATACATGTGGTTGAATAAAAAGAGTAATATATAAGTAATAtaagtaaaatagtaatatataagTAGCTAATTTGGGTATTCCATACTATAGACAAGTTATGATCTTGAGATAGATCTAGAATAGTATAGATTATAGACTAGTATAGATCTAGGGTTGATGTTTGGTAACGCACCATGGTTTGGTTGTTGACTGGCCTGTCAGTGTTGGGAACCACCTTAAACATTATGGTTCCATGGGAGTGGGCCTGTGGTAGGAAAAGAAGACACAAAACTTAAAACTGAATAtggttgatttattattattttcttgttgAAATAGAAGAATAGTCAGAATAGTTATTGTTTGGTACAGTAGAGCCTTGGTTTGTGATACAAAAAAGAGTCATTTATTCTACTTTGCTGTAGAATAAATAATGGCACTATAATTTTCTATAGAGCTGCTGTACAGCTGAATTGCATATTGCAACATTGACATTggtattgaactgaattgaatcgaCACTGAACTAACTCAAAGTGAATAATGACATTTCTGCCTTTTATAGAACTGCTTATAGCTGAACTAAACTCATTTCAAATGGATGAACTTTACATTGTTATTGATCAACTGATCCAACACTGAACTAACTTGAGCTAAATAATGACACTTTGTCTCCATAGTTGAGTTTCCATAATTGATTCTAATAATTTCCTGTTTATTTCTTTGAAACTACTTTGGCACAGTGTGTATCAAGTTCTAAAGAAATAAAGGGCACTTGACTTTATCtgacattggtgccgtgacccggatggaaATGTGGGACATAAGTGTAACAGAATCCCATTTTGTGGACCAACATATAATAGGCGAGTAAATGTGTACTAACCAGAATTTGTATAATCTGTTTTGGTTCCAGTCCAAACACGGGTTGACCGTTTACCTCCACCAGCCTATCTCCAGCATGCAAGAGACCTTCAACAATCAACACACAGACAGGAGACAAGACTCCATGAGAAGTAATTCTGACATAGAGAGTACCGTATAAAATACGTGAGCATggtatatcagacacacatacaAAAACGAAGGATTCAGAAAAACAGTACAGCCAGGCAACCCTCACCACTGTGGTCAACCAGTCCTCCATGTATAACCCGAGCAATGTATATTTCCCCTGTCACATCATCTCTCCTGATTGTTGCTCCCTATACGTTAGAAGACAGCAGATATCAATCTAAATATCTACAAGGCTTCATTTTATATGAATCAAGCACAAAACATGCATTCATCAAACATCTGATGGAAGTGGTATGCCAGgaacaatatttaatgaaaaactgAACTGCAATGTTACATGATGATATGAGAACGGACAGTCATGGGGATCTTGAACCAATGAGAATGACCAATAAaataccaaacaaaacaaaacatcactTCCAAAAAGGTTAGACAGCCATTAATGTGACAATGGTAACATCAAGGACTGGTGGTAACAAATTAGATGAATACACATATATCAAAGATTTGAAGACCTGCATGCTTGAGACAACAAGAATATGAAAGGATGTTCATAAGCATGGAAACGTGTAATTGGCCTTATtcctttttcttgttttctttttcttctggctTAAGAAACATCTAAATGCGCTGCTTTTCACTTTGTGGTTTTGGGCCGGGCTGGACGTCAAGGAGCCATTGGTCATCTGGTGCTGGACATCGAGCTGTCTCCGTTGAAGAGATTGTGATGGCTTTGTTTTGGGATTAAAGGATTTCCCCTTTGATAGCACTGGCTGCTCCAGAAAAGTGATGGCAGATgacgaagaagaggaggaggagctgGAAGGACAATGAGATGTGCGAGAGGATGAGGCAATAGCTGGACTGGTGGGAACTCTGAGCAATCTGCTACCCATCCGGTTAACCACTATACTTGTAGTCTCTGTGCCATGTGGTGATTCCAAAATTGTGTTGCTTGTGGAGACTAACTCTTGAAGCTTCTCCACTACATGTGTTAAAATCACCAAAGCCTGAGAATTCTCTTGCACACTCTCAGATATGCGTTCAGTAGCAGCAGCCATCCTCTCTCCAAGCAGGCGGACGCATTCTGAACTGCGCTCCATGCAGCTGGTGGCTTGCTGCAATGTATTCCGCAATTCATTCAGATCTTCCTCCTTTGCCAGCCTTGTATGAGAGCATGTGATGGTCTCCCTTACCCGATGACATTGCCATGGGCTTGGGGGGGCAGTTCGGGaatgagggggggggggtgttttggAGGAGGATTTGAAGAATGAAAGCAACAAGATGTTGATGAAATCCATGGGGATGTTTGGGGAAATTTATGTAGCATAGAACTGCCATCACTCTCATCCCCGCTGTCTAAATTCTCAATAAAATGttcttcagtgaaaaaaatgagaaatgaaTGGTGAAATGGTTGAAGACAAGAAGACAAAGAACACTAATTACATAATGCTTTCAGCAGAGGCATTCAAGTCACAAATCTTGATGAATGTAATAATAGGAACCTCCAAATCTAGTTTTGGTCCTTACCAATCAAAACAGAGCTACAGACAGAAGGGGTGGAGGAACTGAGGCTCTGTTTCCATAATATACTGTTATGGCGGCAACTTCCCAAAGTGGTGCAGTGGTATATAGGGGTGGGAGCAATAACGCTTGGTGATGGTGATGTTGAACCACCCACCCAGGGACGCTTGGGGACAACGCTTGGGGACAACGTTTGGGGATGCAGGGTTGTTGCTGGAAGTTGAACCACCATCCCTGGGACCTTCCGACATGGCATCTATGCCTCCAGCCAGCTGTCCCCCAGCTGAGAAGGGTCCACAGGGGATTGCTTGCCTTAAAGTGACCCGGTGGCTTTGAAACTCTTTACCAGCTCCCGTCTATCCATGACAACACACACTTCATAATTACCAGAAACACTTTtactagataaaaaaaatgaatgaacaaacatcTAAATGTAAATCTATTATTTAAGAAAATTAAGAAGAAAGAACCACATGGCTAAAACGCTTCCAAAGCAACAAGGTTTATAACCATTTTTTATCACTAAACCTTGTTGCTATGCTGATCTGAAAGATGGGCTCCAGTAAAGTACATTGAAAGAGTCAAAATAAATCACAGGTTAGTAAAAGCAAGCCTTAGATTTGCCTGCCACTCCTTTTTCTGGTCATGCTCACCAGAGGCTGATTGTTTTTGACCAAACAAACAATCCTCATGGCTTCTTCATCTTCAGGCAGGTCTTTAGGCAATGGTGGCAGATCTGGCTCATAGTCTCTTAAACTTACTGTGTCATGAGCAGAAAGGAGAGCCTGAAAAACACATGTGGTTTCTGTTATTTCTGTGGTTGACAACACATCCCACACAACTAATAGAATAATGGAAATGGTCAACTTGAAAACCTTCTAATTAACACAAATGTAATGCAACAGTCTCTACAATCATCTTCTGGTCCATAAAGTCTACCCCACATCACTGCAAAAATGTCTGGGATGAGACTTTAGAAAGGTTCATTCAAAAAGAGGGTAATCGCCGAGAAACTATGCCCCTCAAAACACCATGCTGtttaaaaaacatgtatttatatcCTTATATCCTTAGATTGCTCACCTGTACATGGGGATGGCTTAGGAGGGCATATAGTTCTCGAACTTCATTTGAGGGTTTTGGGACTGCCAACAGGTCAGACAGAATCTAGAGTGCCAAAACAAGAGTCAGGACTGTAGTaggaattgaaaatgtatttctacAAAAATTGGAGTCAAATCCAAGACCTCTAACAGACCCTCTAAGATAGGGGTAGTCAACTCTGCCCATCAAGATTTAATGTCCTGAAGTTTAGCTCAATAACACCAGCTTCTAATTTTCAAATAATCCTGAAGACTTTGGTTACATTATTAGAACAGTGGATCCCGAAGGCCAAAGTTGCCCAGCCCTGCTCTAAGACCTAGATCCAAACCAATATTAGACCCCCTACAGCCCAGACCAAGGGCAACAGTAAACCTCATGAGCCCCAGACCAATTCAGGCCAAAACCTATACCCAACAGAGTAATAACATCATGTCAGTCGGGTAATAACattatgttaatttgatgtcATGAGGTCTAAAGACCAAGTacaatcagtggttcaaccataattttatgaagctatgataattttttttattgcaaaatagaatacaaaaataatgactttattcaattgaattgttgtctatggagggtcagatgCTCTCAGGTTTTGTCGATAATATCTTCATCAAAAAACTAATTTGTGTTACGCAAATGAGTTataggtcttacgggtttggaacgacatgagggtgagtaattaatgacagaatattcatttttgtgtgaactaacccttttggGACAGTTAGAGTGGAGCTGACCTGTAGAGAGATTCCAGATGAATAGGAAAGATATGGCCTTGCTGGACCCTTTAGGTGCCTCTGGAGACATTCATACACCTGCAGACATAGAAGGAGATGATGAACCCTGACTTTTAACTCACTGTTAATAAGTGTCTGAAGGATGGACTCTACCTTTAGTAGGGAATGCAACCAGGGGGTGTTGAGGCGATTGTACAATAGTTCAGCTCCATTTATATCTTTATTGACAGAGCGCCTCACTTCAGCAACCACATGCGCCAAGATCTGTGTCAGGCCTGGAACATGCAATGCAAGCACGTTCGGAACTGAAAGCTGGTTGAGTACATGGCAGTTATATGTGATGCTCACTGCTTTTTTAGCAGCCACAACAGTGCTTaatattagcatgttgttaaataGCAGGTCAAAACTCAATTTAAGTAGATACTTGCAGCATTGTACCTTTTTCTCCCATCTCCAGTGGAGCTGACCCAGGATCAGTCTCCACGTCTGGTCTCATTGTCAATTCTGGAGTGTTTTAGGGTTCAgggaataaataaatgatgcGCTGACCCTCCTCATATACAGCTGCAAGAAAAAGCACATGAACTCAAGAAAAAACTGCTGACTGTTACATGCAAGTAAACTGCAAATTCAATAGAAATGTTGTGTttttactgttacttcctcttcaCTGTTGTGAATAAGACCTTCTAGCTTAGGATGCATTTCACAAAAGCACCATAAGGTTAAGTACCGTTGAACCATTGACACTAATGGTCTCTGCAATCTACTTAgtcttacaatgcttttgggaaagcATTCTAGAACTTCTATGGTTGTAAATACAATTCAAGTTTCCAGCCTTACCTAATATAAGTGGTTCATATCTGAGACATGATGATTTGGATATGCACTTAAAATCTTTACAAACAAAAACTAGTGGTAATTTAGGATGGTGTGGCATAAAGTTCAGCACTAGTAACCAAACGTTCGTAGGTCCCTAATAGATTATTGGTCTATAGGGACTGTccatattattattgtaaaatacattACTTTGAATAAAAACGTCAAGGTTATGACAAATTTGGAAATGAAAGACAATTGATTGGTTAAAGTGTAAGGGTTGATAATGTTTAGGTTTTAAGTTAAATCCAGAAATCCCGGAATGGAGGTGGTCCGCCAATGCCCTTAAGCAAAACACATAAATACAGGTTACTCCAAGGGGCCTGTCCTGGTAATAAGTGCACCACaagtagcttaaaaaaaaaaaaaaaaaaaaaaaaaaaaaacctgtacatGACCAATAACAATATCAGAGGGAAGAGCGTGATTTACATTTCTCACCATGATTGGTAATAATGATCACTGCAGGTGAAGACACTGGAAATTAATCTGCAGATCTTTTGAACAAAGCAGGTGCACCTACTTTCAGACTTTATGACTTAATGGGTGTGATATAAAACTCTGGACATCATATCTTCAAATATTCTTTCTGAGAGTTACTGTCCTTTTAAAAGTGGTTTTACTTCAGTGTTTCTGCATTTGAGTCTATTTGCATAGCCAAATCTGATTTCAGACTACAGAATATGTCTAGAATTTGCACGTAACGATGCTGAATCCAAGTTGAGGAAGGGTTTAACAATCACAGTAAATAAACAGCACACTACATTTGTCGCAGAGGGAGCTTCCTCGTCATAAGTAAGAACTATAAACCCCATTCAGCCAGAGAAACTTATGTAGCAAATCCTGTCCACTCACCTCCCTCTTCCTTCACGTTCAGTTTGTCTTTCTGTTTGGATCCCAGTTTAGAACTTAACACACTGAAGAGCTTCTGAAGAGGGTTTGCATGATGATAGTCGGTTTTAACTCACTCAGATATAATGGTATAAACAGATGAATAAGGTGAATAGTATTCCATAAAGCACGCAGAAGTCCTCTTGGGGAAAAGAAGTGTAATCCCTCTCTATCCTGCTTAATCCTTCACAAGCAAATGAGTCAGTcggagagagagagtgtaggAACGTAGGGAGGAAATCAGGAAGGGAGGGACTGGAGACAAGTCAGGATGTGtctgtgagtgaatgtgtgtccTTTCATATTCTTTCAAATGTCATTCTATCACAAAACTCCTTTAGTCTTtcaattattaattcctcataACACAATCTCACACAACACTTCTCTCTCTCGCTGATTCACTCACAAACACTTAACATCTGACGATCCCAGAGCTACTGAATACATTCTGCATCACATGTACATGGGATGTAATCTCCTTGATTAAAACAGTGGAGGCAATGGCACACTCacacttgttttttattttattttttttaaacctcacTGCACTGTTTTCACATTATACCTTTTTTAGATAAAACTGCACGGCAGATCAGGGACACGGGGTTTATATCTCGTTTTCGGCAAAAATTTCAATTGCCTAAATGCTTGTTTTAGAAATTTTGATTTTTATTGGAAAATTCTATATTTGCTGATTTGAACAGTGTTAATTTATTCCTATTTTTGTAAGTAGCTAaccaataatactaataataattctgtcTTAATTTACTTtcctgtgttaaaaaaaatatgactttcttGTTCTTCGTCTTGACCTTATAATGAAAGTAATTCAGGTTCAATGTTGTTGTGTGTTCTGCAGATGTGAGGAATTTATACAgtaataaatactttatataaGTTCCAATAAAACAAAAGTCTGTTTAACACAGCATGATCCAGAGCATTTTTATTATGATGCCGCATAAACTCTCtgtgtaaaatatattgaaaaataatgcaaaaaaaatatgtatacagGCATTAgctgatttggaaaaaaaatgttttccagttTTCATAATTTGTTACTTAATCTCATCACACTATGGTGGCCGAGAGGGCTCAATGCGCtgcaacttcagaaaacacatgcaaatagaaaaagcaccagcaaatcaagaaaacatcttcatcaatttgacaacacacgCGCAGCAAATGCTctcaacacaaccaaataaagaaacgCACTATAAATACCCAGAACACAGGAAAATAAAAAACGCACTGCAAATGCTCACAGCATAACACAAGTGCATTTTTCAGTGTCGTGAGcatttgcagtgtgttttgtCAAATTAATGAAGTTGTTTACCGGTAATTAATTTGTAGGTGCTTCATTTATTTGCACCGTGTTGAGCTCTTGTGGACACCGTACATCGCTCTATTTACTATCCAAAATTGGTTTAACATAAAAAGTACAAACAGATGTTGATACTAACCATTTAATGCCACAGCAGTCGCTCAAAAGATGCATCACAGATTTGTCCATTCTGACAAGCCTGCAAATATTATACACAAATACTAAAATGCAACAAACCATTTAATCATAGGATAGCTACTAAATAGGCTTCTGAACTTTTATAAGAAAGAAGAAACACTTTCCATTTCTTCTTCATTTGTTGTTGACATCAAAACATCCATCAAAATCTGTTCTAGTTTGTAATTAGAAAAAAGGGAGCTTTGCTTGCTGTCATAAAGGCCAAGTAAAAGAGTCAAGATGCCAATTTCAATTCCCAACCATTTTATTGTCATCCATTTGAATTATGAGTCAGTAAACGACTGGCACAaacaatattcttcaaaaatcaCACATAAAcctcatacatacttgcacacacagacattcaaacacaggttaatatgCACACCTTGGCTCAGCATAGAAAAACTGATGTGGAAGAACAAACCGTACCTTCTTGTACCCAAAGCACAACATGAACCATGATATTCATACAACATCTCAAGTGTCAATGGATGTAAACATCAACATTCCTTCATCATTACAGTTTTCACAATTACGTTTAGTAACACACAATCACACGCAAGCATCCCTGATACTTGGAAATGGGTTCTGTGACCATTTATTCAAACTCATCGTCCTTCTGGTGCTCTGTACGTGAAATACCCTACAACGCTCAGATGATCTGTTCTGTAGCCAGATCTcgccatcaaataaataaaacaatgtcaataaaagaaaataacagaTTAAGCTGTCGAGCTTTAAAACATGAGGCTCAACTCGAATCTATTGCTAGATATAGAGATGTAATGACACAAGTCCATAACACTGTCAGAGGCACTTTTCAGAATACTGCACTGATTTTAGCATTGAGTACTACAGTGCTTGCATGTGTCAAGTGACCTTTCTGATATAACAGCTTAATTTAACAATGCAGAAAATACATCTCATGACCAAAATAGTTCAGCATGCAAAGTGTTGTGGCTCATCAGAGAGCAAGATCTTCAACCTCTTGTTCAAATGTGTGCCAGTGACATCCACTACAAAACTCATATGTTGCCGATGGATACTCGGATATGCAGAGGAAATCAAACCATTTCACATATTTTCTGAAAAGCTTGaatattttcataaaactgaCTGTAAAAATACTTAACTTCCCCGAAAGAAGTGCATCAAAACAAAACTGCGGTGCCTAGTGCATagagaaagaacaaaataaatatatatgtgtgtgtgtgtgtgtgttgacccaCAAGCACTCGCTATCTCAGTTTAGTATCAACCGTTTCCATACTAAGTTCAATTTGGTTGAACAAAGAAGGTTGTAAACAAAGATTTATACATAAAGAagcaataaa
The Carassius auratus strain Wakin chromosome 31, ASM336829v1, whole genome shotgun sequence DNA segment above includes these coding regions:
- the LOC113050862 gene encoding MAGUK p55 subfamily member 4, which codes for MRPDVETDPGSAPLEMGEKGLTQILAHVVAEVRRSVNKDINGAELLYNRLNTPWLHSLLKVYECLQRHLKGPARPYLSYSSGISLQILSDLLAVPKPSNEVRELYALLSHPHVQALLSAHDTVSLRDYEPDLPPLPKDLPEDEEAMRIVCLVKNNQPLGATIRRDDVTGEIYIARVIHGGLVDHSGLLHAGDRLVEVNGQPVFGLEPKQIIQILAHSHGTIMFKVVPNTDRPVNNQTMLYVRAMVDYNPQVDPSIPCPDAGMAFKKGDILEIVDQSDTLWWQAVKLPSISACAGLIPSTSLLKRKQKELWCSQPYHPHTCVKTLSTVDEEDELIAIDEKCVEADEEAFESEELKDEESEFSTNIEGIYLTGFRRSLRLCRQRRGQAFGSSQFCTVRCPASCYSSLDNPYEEVVRYQHHPEHPHRLIALLGPSGVGVNELRRKLIEINPKVYQGAVPHTTRPPKCHEESGREYHFISREQFDTMVSNHRFIEFGELRGHLYGTSVDAVKDVLASGKICVIDIEPYALESVRTAELRAYVIFIKPPSVEQMKSTRMNSHIITNYYTSRCFKDEDFQEIEDAGCDMEQHYCQFFDHVIVNDGLQAACVQLLTAVRRGQDEPQWVPAAWIRPTGQS